A single region of the Microbispora sp. ZYX-F-249 genome encodes:
- a CDS encoding Rv2175c family DNA-binding protein, with translation MTLTVAQIDRETDQLVGEWLPLSEAAKRLGLSMGRAKQLLKDKKLAGVRRGGGEPQIPAVFIAGGDVLKGLPGTLTLLADAGYDEVESIRWLFTPDDSLPGSPIDAIVKGRHTEVKRRAQALGF, from the coding sequence GTGACGCTTACTGTTGCGCAGATCGACCGGGAGACCGACCAGCTCGTAGGGGAGTGGCTCCCCCTCTCGGAGGCCGCCAAGAGGCTGGGGCTCAGCATGGGCCGCGCCAAGCAACTCCTCAAGGACAAGAAGCTCGCCGGCGTCCGCAGGGGCGGGGGCGAGCCGCAGATCCCCGCGGTGTTCATCGCCGGCGGCGACGTGCTCAAGGGCCTGCCCGGCACGCTGACGCTCCTGGCCGACGCGGGCTACGACGAGGTGGAGTCGATCCGGTGGCTGTTCACCCCGGACGACTCGCTGCCGGGGTCCCCGATCGACGCGATCGTGAAGGGCCGGCACACCGAGGTCAAGCGCAGGGCCCAGGCCCTGGGTTTCTGA
- a CDS encoding NAD(P)/FAD-dependent oxidoreductase, producing MDHVVVVGAGLAGVRSIEALRARGFTGRITLIGEEHHRPYDRPPLSKAVLLGGTDSTVVDSDLDALDVRLCLGTAAKGLRDGVLETTEGELEYDGLVIATGAAPIRLRGEGRQHVLRTIEDALALRERLVPGARVAVVGAGWIGAEVATAAARAGCAVTVVEAGESPLAVALGPEVGSHTIGWYARAGVELRLGAMVGTVDADGLTLISGARVPADVVVTGVGVRPAVDWLKGSAVRLDDGVVVDEHLRTSLSNVVAVGDCANWWSRRFRTRLRVEHWDTALQAPDTAVATLLGEEAVYDPVPYFWSEQFGHMVQFAGHREAGDRVLLRGDPRTDAKWAVCWLTAEDRLAAVLTVDRPRDVVQGRRIVEGGQRLDPRRVADPAVPLRDCIMT from the coding sequence GTGGATCACGTCGTGGTGGTGGGTGCCGGCCTGGCCGGCGTGCGAAGCATCGAGGCGTTGAGGGCCCGTGGATTCACCGGGCGCATCACGCTCATCGGCGAGGAACACCATCGCCCCTATGACCGGCCGCCGCTGTCGAAGGCGGTGCTGCTCGGAGGCACCGACTCCACGGTGGTCGACTCCGACCTCGACGCCCTCGACGTACGGCTGTGCCTCGGCACGGCGGCCAAGGGTCTGCGCGACGGCGTGCTGGAGACGACCGAGGGCGAGCTGGAGTACGACGGCCTGGTCATCGCCACCGGCGCGGCCCCGATCCGCCTGCGCGGCGAGGGCCGCCAGCACGTGCTGCGCACCATCGAGGACGCGCTCGCGCTGCGCGAGCGGCTGGTCCCCGGCGCCCGCGTGGCGGTGGTCGGGGCGGGCTGGATCGGCGCGGAGGTCGCCACCGCCGCGGCCCGGGCCGGGTGCGCGGTGACCGTCGTCGAGGCGGGGGAGAGCCCGCTCGCCGTGGCGCTCGGCCCCGAAGTCGGCAGCCACACCATCGGCTGGTACGCGCGGGCGGGCGTCGAGCTGCGCCTCGGGGCGATGGTCGGCACCGTGGACGCCGACGGCCTCACGCTCATCTCCGGCGCCCGGGTGCCGGCGGACGTGGTCGTCACCGGGGTCGGGGTGCGGCCCGCCGTCGACTGGCTGAAGGGCTCGGCCGTCCGGCTCGACGACGGGGTGGTGGTCGACGAGCACCTGCGCACGTCGCTGTCCAACGTGGTCGCGGTGGGCGACTGCGCCAACTGGTGGTCGCGCAGGTTCCGCACCCGCCTGCGGGTCGAGCACTGGGACACCGCGCTCCAGGCCCCCGACACGGCCGTCGCCACCCTCCTGGGCGAGGAGGCGGTCTACGACCCCGTGCCGTACTTCTGGTCCGAGCAGTTCGGCCACATGGTGCAGTTCGCCGGGCACCGGGAGGCCGGTGACCGTGTGCTGCTGCGCGGCGACCCGCGTACGGACGCGAAGTGGGCGGTGTGCTGGCTGACGGCCGAGGACAGGCTCGCCGCGGTGCTCACCGTGGACCGGCCGCGCGACGTGGTGCAGGGCCGCAGGATCGTCGAGGGCGGCCAGCGGCTCGACCCCCGGCGGGTGGCCGATCCGGCCGTCCCGCTCCGCGACTGCATTATGACGTAA